The DNA window ATATCATTGTCGGCGTTGGGTGAACCGGCAGAAATCAAAACACCAAGAACGTACACGTTGCATCTTTCGTTTGCATCCAAACCATTGTGTTGAAACGTTCCAAGACGCgttggtttgggtttttttccctcttcaaTATTCTGTTTCTTGACTGTAAGTGGCGTTACCTCACCAAAAGCACCACCAGCTTTCGTGGAAAAGCCGGGTCTTTGATTCGCCCGCATTCAGGGTCGTGCAAGGCTTTTGTTGGTACAGTAATGCCGGATCGTTTGTTAGCATGTCTACTGCGGTCGGTTTGCAAATCTGCTCGTATGGATGCTTCCAAGAATCGGAACGCTTGACGTGGTATCTGAGCTTGAACAATTGAACGATAAATGACGCGATCCATCCGAGACTATTACCATTCAATTGGAGTTCGATGAAATGGGGACAGAAGGTGACAAGGGCTTAGGTGTCTACTTCAAGGTCTCGTAACGTATATAGCAACTTCTTCTTCTGATTCTTCTGTATCTAGGACACTTCATTGATAAGATATAGAGATCTTCCTGAATCTTCTGATACTAATCTACAATATTGGGCTTACGCTCCAATATCACGAAGTATTCGAGACCAACCACTTAAGTTGTATATCCTTTACCTACATAAccataaaaatttaatgaaaaacaaatgaattcaTTATATTATGTATTTTCAAACACTTGGTTGCCATTTTAGTTCCCGGAAGCTTTCTATCAAAAAAGAagtaagaagaagaaagcatccatgacAACCAGTTGACATTGATAGTTTGATGCAAAttcagccagccagccagtgACTACGTACGCAGCCAAATCTACTAATATGAAAACCTCTGCGCGAGGTAGCTATACCTCTCGGTCAGTTTTCTTGTATCGTCCACGGCAACCATCGTGCAAGACAAACCGGATCTGTAAGAAATGGGCAAAAAAACTGgtggcaaaacaacaaacaaaaaccggagCAAGTATAATAGCGTTATATAACCACCCGCAAACGATCCAGGGCACACcggcaggttttttttgttgttgttgttaccaCCACGTTGCAGATTTGATCGGATGTTTCCATTTTGCAGCCGATTTGTCTTGGAAGTTTTCCCGCCCGTACAGAGCAACTGCAACTTTCTGCACACGCTCGCACCGCCATCGGTATGGACGAGTGTATTACCGGCATTACTACTTTCCGTATATTTATCtccccttttttcatttaacgcTTTATTCGCTTCGCCACCAGATAAATGAGTTACGAAAGTAAAAGTTCCGTTTCGGCTGTTACACGATTGTCGCCCGGTGTATTAATACCCGCGGGTACCAATATAGCTTCCTGCCATCGGTACACGATGACATAagcttttcaaaataaaaaaaaattaaataaatattcgcTACGGCAAAAGCGTCACCTCCAGTGTACTGCCGATGACGATACTATTTGCAATTGATCACAATTCAGTGAACATGTTGTGTATTGCATAATTTGCAACGAGTACAACTAGTTTGGGGGGTTTTACAATTCCCCAAGTTCCATTGATAACAAAATTTGAAGCAGATTATTAAGAAGAATATGTTACAGAGTTCCTTGAAAATTTCTTGAAAGAATTCCTTTTGCACCAGAGTGATGTAAGAATATCAAACTGCTACAAAAACCTGTTAAATCTCTTTTCGATAAGAAACGAATGTCTGATACTAAGCAGATAACTCTACTGCACAACCTCTACTACTCAAGACGCATAAAACACCAAAAATAATCCAGGAAATACTTACAGATGCAAACGGCGGTTGCCGCAAAAACGATCAAAATGTAGCGCATGATGAGTCCGACACCTGGTTGAACGTCGGGTTGATTGTTGATACGATAAATGCTATGCCGAATGTAGACACTTCGCTCTAACTTCAGTGAATTCGCGACAGATCCTTCCGCTGCAAAGACTAATGTCTATTCTGAACGACTACTGAGCACAATCGGGCAAACGTGTACGTTCACGCACGAGTAACACACACTGTGGAATGAAAGCTCTTCTTGCTGTGGCAGCTCTCTGCTTGCCAGGTCAGGCACTTCCGAGCACTTCAGTAGATTTGAATGGACTATCCAGCGCAGGTGATAATACTCTTATTTTTGATGAATCCCTCTACGCCACCTCCGGGGTAGGGAACAACCACTGCAGGCTTGGAAGTGGAGAAGCAGGCTGAGGAGGACCACACAGTGGGGCTATGCACGATGGAAGACAGGATGTGTTCGGACCCGTTCACACCGCAACACGCAGTAGGTCTACCTTTTTCGTTCGGTTTCAGTTTGCGGTTGGGGCTTCCATTTCGCtggggtttttctttcgttttcatcCGTCTTCGTAgctctctgtttctctctctctctcgctctgacgcacttgttttatttttctcgctTTGGTCTACTGTCAGTCGCGCTAGCCGTCTTGTCATATTCCGAGCATGTTCGTAGCTCATTAGGGTGGGAGAAGCAAGGGGTACCTACCATCCACTAATGGTGACTTGAGCATTGGATGTACGCCTTTTTGAGGGGGGGTCCCGTTCGCAACAAACCTTCCGGTTGAATGCAACCGACACGTCGACGAAGCGTTGGAGTctgcagacaaaaaaaagggtagtAATAAAAATAGCAACATTGACATGCATGACTCGTGCTGTGGTCGGGCAAGTGCGTCGTCTAGGTGCGTAATCGCTCAATCCGAAGGGCGGCTTCTTACCACACCATACGATCACCGGAAAAATGGAGCACCATTCAAAACCCTCCCTGGTACGGATAACGCCCTGATCGCCCTGAGCGAAAGGAACGATGTGGCAAAACGTGGTAGACGTTGTCTAAATGTCTCCCAACAGTTAAGTGGACGGCATCCAAGGCAGTGTGTGCCAGATCTTGTGCGAGAATGTCTACCGTAAGGGCATCTGCTGTGAAGACTTTGCACTAGATGAAGCGGCAGAACATGATCCAGATTCGTGATCTGTAACCTTGCTCCTAGCAATATGTACGTTCGAACGTTTCGCTGTAGGTTTTCTGTTGAAATTTGAGGAGAACACGTTTCCAGATCAAGATTCACTCGCAGCCATAATGGAACCTTTGTGTCGTCGACAATTCTCGACAGGAACAACtgagccatcaatgccattcGTGACCCTTGGGAAGGGAAATTTAACAacaggttgttgtttttattgttttttggaGATTTTGAGGCTCTTAGACTACTTTCATCTGAGGGCAATACCGTTACCATCACAACCAACGTAAAGTCAAGGCCATCCCAAATTGAAGGGTATCGTTTTGATTCACTTCTTGTCCGGATATCTTGACGGTAAAGAGCAGTATTGGAAGGAAATGCTAGACGACACTCGCATTTCCGACTATGCGGTTGTATCTTGTCACGCGTAACGCGTcagaaaaatgaatgaagcgTAACCAATGCACCATGCGTAACTGCCCTGTCTGTGATAAAGCTAAGATGTCCTTGCCAGACCGCTGGTCTCCGCGTGGGAAAACAGTTTCCAAAAAAGGTAGAAGCTTTTTTCGGCTAAATTCAGATTGCAGCTCGTGTGTCGTTTCCACATAGCGCAAAACCAATGTTCAATGTGTATTATAATCCATGCGCAATAACACACGCCACCTTACCTTGTTTCGCGTAACCATGTACATATTGGTGCCTTACGGCACATGTACGGCACATGAAGCAACCGCACAAAGAAGGTGCAATTTCTCCATGCGGCCTAATGGATCTTCAGTCTTCAGCATATATGAAGTTCTTCCCAAACTACACACCATCACCCAAGTTGAACGCAGCAGAAGAAGTAGTTGCCCAGACACTATAAAAGTGCGAAACGACACCAGGGTGTTGTAAGTGCACAATTTGTCAACAGCAGGTATTCAGCGGTCTAAACAAGTGGTGCctaagcaaacaaaagcacaatcAATCGCCGTAAAGCTTGTTCAGCTAATGAGGAATTTGTGGGGGTGCGATAAATCTAACGCCATTTAGCGTTGTGAGGCGGAGGCGGAGTTGGTGGTtaattttgacattttgattttttttgttttggcaaagAAATGAAGGTGTATGGTAATATCGTAACGTAACGCGTGTGGTGTTTGCATTGGGTGGAGTGTCTAAACAActtcaaatttttaatattatgctGCCCACCCTTGTCAGCCATTAGCGAATCATTCATCTTTCAATAGCTTCACCATATTAGACTTTCGGGATGCATTGTAATGGATCATTTGGAATCGTGTCTTCTTGGTGATTGAGATTAGAAATTGGCTAACATTTATTTCCAGGCACGTTAACATACATCGTCTATTCCCTGggcatgtttttttcccctgaaAAGGGCTTTGAATCTACGGCCTAACGCCTCATCTGGAATTCTGTCGACATTTCGTTATCCATCTTGGTTTGGTTCTGGAAGTCGGTCGATTGCGTCACTGGATGGCGCGAAAAGTACCGCTATGCCGAAAAACAGTTCGAACTTGACTACTCAGGTGTCGTGTCACCAGCACAAGAAAAAACGCGCCTAACGGGACTTGTATGTCTTTGTCTCCCGTATTAGGGATGGGAACTCCGGTTAAGGTACCGTTTCAACCTGTTTAACCCTGTAGGTCGGGACTCGGTTTCGGCACGTCGTCAATAAACGTCACCGAGCGGGCACGCTGTAACCCAACGGTGCGTCGTGCCTCGGGGCTGACGTTTGTAACGGCGGTCTCCGCTTCGTCGCCATTGCCGGGACCGTCCATACCGCCGTCTCCAACAGCTGAACCGCGTGCCGTCTGTTTCGCCAGGTACGACTGCAGATGCTCCAGATTGCCGTGGTCGTCCGAAAGCACCAGCTCCCGGCGGGCACGACCTTTCGCAACGATGCTGACCACACTGTCCAGCTCGAGTGGTAAGCGGAAGTTACGCAGGACCTCCTTCGCTTCCCAGCTGACGCGAGGATAGTCGGCCAGCTCCTCCCGAAACCGGGCACGGACCGTTTCCCGCAACTGGGCCGCTTCCTCGGTGAGCGATAGCGCTACCCTAGCCCGAAGTTCACCCGGTTCGAGCGACGTCTGAACGCGCCGATAGTCCTCGGGAGCGGCCGCAACACTCTCGCCGATAGTCGCCCGCTTCCGCACGTCATACCGGCGCCGTTCGCGCTCCGGATGCATCTGCTTCGCCAGCAGCTCCGGGCTAAGGTGGCGGCGTGCCATCATCGTACGGATCAGGGCCCGGTAGTAGCGTGACCGCCATCGGCCTTCAAGCCGACGGCTCAGATCGACACGCTTTTCTGCATCGCGCAGCGCTTTCTTCTTCGCCTCCTCGATCGCCTGCCGGCGCAGGAAGTCATCATGCTCCTGCTTTTCCACCTCGAGCCGTTCGGCCAGTTCGCGTGCCTCCCGTTCCGCGCGGAGTTTCGCCTCGATCTGTTCCCGGTTCTGCTCGTAGTACCGCTGCACCCAAGCGTCCTGATCGTGTTTGCGAGCCAGCTCGGCCCTTATCAGCTGCCGGAAACGCTTCCGTTCGCTTGGATGCGGTTCGGCAAATGCTGCCGGTACGCTGAGTAGTCGCACGTTGCAATTCCCATCGGCTACCGCCAGATGGCGCTGGGGTATACggcgatgttgctgctgcgtgATGATAGACAACACGTTCGCACCGAGGTTTAGTGTCACGCAGGCAGTGGAGGTGTGTACTGGCAGAGTGGGTGagacaaaatattaaaagagcCAGCAGAAATTCAAGTAAAGAGATATTTTATACAAAGGCATGAGATTTTTGGTGAATATTGTTATCTTCTTCACCTCAACTAAAAGCTTATTTTGTGTCCTGTTGGTATGTCCGGTGGTGGAGATGGTAGCAGCGCTGGTCTCTACCAGGTCTCTACTATCAAATCCAACAATGACAGACCAAGACCTCTGGAGATTATAGTGCcacaaacgaagaagaaggtGCTATGTGCAGTACATTTCACTAGTACTATGTCAGACGTGTCTAATTCTACATGTGGATGTCTAATTCTACACTTATTTATGAAATTCTATCTAATTGTGCTAGGTGTCAGGATACGAATTTTATTAATACTAGTCTCCATCAGTCCTCAAACAGTGAAGAGTACTAGCACCAAATGACGCTAATATGATTTGCCTACTTTGTAGATCCCATATCTCCAGGTCACCGTTCGCCAGTCCGACATAAAACACCGATGGTCGATCGAGACTCCACACGCAGGCGGTCACGGACACTGGTTTCAGGCGCCAAAAGATGGGCGACTGGCGACAATCGGCCGTCCAGAGGGCTAGCACACTACCGCCGGCCGTCAGCAGTACGTCCGGTACGAAGGTATTCCGTGCGATCGCCACCAGTGGCCCGTTGTGGACCGCCGCAAAGTTGTCCCGGTCGCGCACCGGCTCCTCGTTCACGATTGCACCCTGATCGAACTCGTACCCGTCCCACTTGCCCCAGAACAGCCCACCGAGCAGGGTGCCAGCGATGAACGCTTGGTTGCAGATGACCGGCGGCAGCTGGAATGCACCCGACGGTCCACCGCTCCGTAACGATATCGGCTGTTCGTCCAGAGCGAGCGTTACCAGCGGCACATCGCACCGGACGCGAAACGTCGGATGGAACAGGTGGTTCAGTCGGGCCAGTCCACTGCCGGTCGGTATTTCGCCGACCGTATCTACCTCACCGGTGGCCTTCTCCTTGTCCGGCGCGTGTGTCGACAGCGCCGCCGGGACGGACAGGTCAAGGTTCCAGATGGAGACGGTACCGTCCAGTGCGGCCGTCAGCAGGAACCGGCCCGGTCGGTCCTCGGCACCGTTGACGCGCAGCTGCCCGGTGGTGACGCAGTGATAGTTCTGTGGCAACCAGCGGATCACGGTGATCGGTTTGCGTGCCGACCGGTCGAGGGCGCTGATGACGGCCGGACGCACATGCCACGGTGTTTCCGGTGCGCCTGCACCGTCCGTCAGTGTGCCGGCCTGCCCGCCGGAACTAGCCGCATGGCCACGGGCCAGACGGTTCGTCGGTGTGGCGTTGCCTAGCAGCTGTTTAATCTCGTTGCGGTACATCTCCGGAGTTGGATGTTGTCCGTGTTGTTTCCCTTCCCGGCCAGCCATTCGTGGTCCGGTGTGTTCCAGTTGCCCATCCGTCAGCTCCCAGATGGCAAGCTGACCGCTGGAAAGACCACCAACAAGTAACCGGCCGTCATACGGACAGAAGGAGAGTGCTGTCACCTCACGCGGCGAATCTAGCCAGAGCTTCGGTACTAGCGATTCCTCACAATTCCACGCCAGCACGGGACATTTCTCGAAGACAAGCCGATTAACTGCGTCTTCTCTACTGCCAGCACCAACCGTTGCCCCGGACGGTATCGTCCGCATACCAACTACGCCCTCCGGGATGGAAGTTGCATTTCCGGATCTTGGTACCGCCATCACCACGCTTGGAATGTGGTGAACATAGGCGGCCACAAACATACCTGTCAGCTGAGGATGCCACTCGATGGCGGACACATGCCTGTTGGCGCAGGTAGATCGATCCATGAAGCACATTGTCTCCTCCACCACGGGTGTCTCATACTTGGTGATAGACTTGTGGCGCGAAATGATCGGATAGTCGTTCCGGTACATATCAATCTGGTTAAATTCCAGCGTGTGCAGAAGTTGCTCCACATGATCGCTAGGGGATATTGGCTGACAGTCGGCTCCACCGGTACCCACCATCGCCGTCGACGTCGTCACGCCACTAGCCATCTTCCGCTCATTACCAATCTCGTACAGATACTGGGACCAGGCATTGGTGGGAAATGTTGGATCCGTTTGCTGGAACTTGTGTACCTTCTGTGGACGTAACTGGACACCGAAATCTATCGACTTGCGTACAATGTTTTGGAAAACGGTTTTCGGCACGAGCTCCACGTATCCATCACGTGCATCCCCAACCATACGCAGCTGAAAGTGGTAAGAGCTAACGCGCTGTGCCGGGTAGATGCTTTGCGACTCCACGTTCACAACGTTCGTGCGCTTCTGCGGTATAAAGTTCTCCACATCCTGCTCACTGCCACGTGTCTGCCATCGGCGCGGCTTTTTCCTCATTGCTGCGGCCGCGGACAGCCGCTCCACCAACTCCAAGCGACGGATCAGCTCACGGGCTTCCCGCGTTTCCCGATTGTCCGTGAAGACCGCGAACAGGTCCTCCTCCTCGGTGCTCTGGTCGGGCAGATAGCCCACCAGTATCAGCTTGCCCGGTTCCATGTCCTTCAGCTTGTCCTTCAGCTGCCGCTGAACCTTCGTC is part of the Anopheles funestus chromosome X, idAnoFuneDA-416_04, whole genome shotgun sequence genome and encodes:
- the LOC125771385 gene encoding dynein axonemal intermediate chain 3-like, whose translation is MAQLKSSTSNEAKSDTYSKLNFEPDDEEVSMIFGFEENDARQKLHNFPKCSRLVISPDLQAELGMEIGTAVSVEHPWKEIKKEMLEDHLPGKTKVQRQLKDKLKDMEPGKLILVGYLPDQSTEEEDLFAVFTDNRETREARELIRRLELVERLSAAAAMRKKPRRWQTRGSEQDVENFIPQKRTNVVNVESQSIYPAQRVSSYHFQLRMVGDARDGYVELVPKTVFQNIVRKSIDFGVQLRPQKVHKFQQTDPTFPTNAWSQYLYEIGNERKMASGVTTSTAMVGTGGADCQPISPSDHVEQLLHTLEFNQIDMYRNDYPIISRHKSITKYETPVVEETMCFMDRSTCANRHVSAIEWHPQLTGMFVAAYVHHIPSVVMAVPRSGNATSIPEGVVGMRTIPSGATVGAGSREDAVNRLVFEKCPVLAWNCEESLVPKLWLDSPREVTALSFCPYDGRLLVGGLSSGQLAIWELTDGQLEHTGPRMAGREGKQHGQHPTPEMYRNEIKQLLGNATPTNRLARGHAASSGGQAGTLTDGAGAPETPWHVRPAVISALDRSARKPITVIRWLPQNYHCVTTGQLRVNGAEDRPGRFLLTAALDGTVSIWNLDLSVPAALSTHAPDKEKATGEVDTVGEIPTGSGLARLNHLFHPTFRVRCDVPLVTLALDEQPISLRSGGPSGAFQLPPVICNQAFIAGTLLGGLFWGKWDGYEFDQGAIVNEEPVRDRDNFAAVHNGPLVAIARNTFVPDVLLTAGGSVLALWTADCRQSPIFWRLKPVSVTACVWSLDRPSVFYVGLANGDLEIWDLQIHTSTACVTLNLGANVLSIITQQQHRRIPQRHLAVADGNCNVRLLSVPAAFAEPHPSERKRFRQLIRAELARKHDQDAWVQRYYEQNREQIEAKLRAEREARELAERLEVEKQEHDDFLRRQAIEEAKKKALRDAEKRVDLSRRLEGRWRSRYYRALIRTMMARRHLSPELLAKQMHPERERRRYDVRKRATIGESVAAAPEDYRRVQTSLEPGELRARVALSLTEEAAQLRETVRARFREELADYPRVSWEAKEVLRNFRLPLELDSVVSIVAKGRARRELVLSDDHGNLEHLQSYLAKQTARGSAVGDGGMDGPGNGDEAETAVTNVSPEARRTVGLQRARSVTFIDDVPKPSPDLQG